A region of Gracilinanus agilis isolate LMUSP501 unplaced genomic scaffold, AgileGrace unplaced_scaffold1718, whole genome shotgun sequence DNA encodes the following proteins:
- the LOC123254189 gene encoding adenylate kinase 8-like translates to VFFLNVPYDSIIERLTLRRTDPVTGERYHLMYKPPPTMNIQERLMQHPDDLEEKVKLKMDKFYRSSAGLEEYYDSIIYVNGDQDPYTVFEYIESGIIMPLPVKIPS, encoded by the exons GGTGTTTTTTCTGAATGTTCCATATGATTCTATCATAGAACGGTTAACTCTAAGAAGAACAGATCCAGTCACAGGAGAAAG ATATCACCTCATGTATAAGCCACCTCCAACCATGAATATCCAAGAACGTCTCATGCAGCACCCAGATGATCTAGAGGAGAAAGTGAAGCTCAAGATGGACAAATTCTATAGAAGTTCTGCTGGGCTGGAAGAATACTATGACAGTATTATTTATGTCAATGGGGACCAAGACCCTTACACTGTCTTTGAGTACATAGAGAGTGGCATCATCATGCCTTTGCCCGTTAAAATCCCATCTTAA